Proteins from one Prinia subflava isolate CZ2003 ecotype Zambia chromosome 4, Cam_Psub_1.2, whole genome shotgun sequence genomic window:
- the BID gene encoding BH3-interacting domain death agonist: MGGVPGAPQHSELRGPAREAPVAVAVSGPLLGRRWRLQLAAPQTLRGRQSQAQKRKVTLTCSRAPSGPNKQDRGLSPARTFHRVEDKDFWSEAEGDPSCSVAESIMEQIDGSLQMEHALLFTFLEASSDCKFKAQLHSLQSQQIMWCRASDDDELQTDGNRSGHFQNGDLGLAPTNEEVIRIIAAQLAEIGDQFDKEIQGRVVTDLVQHFLNEQLSREEITLHMSRAVGELTRSIPSDMEPEKAMLVLAMVLTKKIVNTVPSLLFRVFNSTLNYMHQQLHDYIVDMLRE; the protein is encoded by the exons ATGGGCGGCGTCCCGGGCGCGCCCCAGCACTCGGAGCTGCGCGGGCCCGCCCGGGAAGCGCCGGTGGCCGTGGCGGTGTCAGGCCCGCTCCTGGGCCGGAGGTGGCGGCTGCAGCTCGCAGCCCCCCAAACCCTGAGGGggagg CAAAGCCAAGCCCAGAAGAGAAAGGTCACCCTGACCTGTTCCAGAGCCCCTTCAGGTCCCAACAAACAGGACAGAGGACTCTCCCCAGCCAGAACATTCCATAGGGTAGAG GACAAGGACTTCTGGTCTGAAGCAGAGGGTGACCCAAGCTGCTCTGTCGCTGAATCCATCATGGAACAG ATCGATGGATCTCTTCAGATGGAGCATGCACTGCTGTTCACCTTCCTGGAGGCATCCTCTGACTGTAAGTTCAAAGCccagctgcattccctgcagagccagcagatCATGTGGTGCCGAGCAAGCGATGACGACGAGCTCCAGACCGATGGCAATCGGAGCGGCCACTTCCAGAACGGTGACCTGG GATTGGCTCCAACAAATGAAGAGGTTATCCGGATCATTGCTGCTCAGCTGGCTGAGATTGGAGACCAGTTTGATAAAGAGATCCAAGGAAGAGTAGTAACTGACCTAGTGCAGCACTTCCTGAATGAGCAACTGTCTAGAGAG GAGATAACCCTGCACATGTCCAGGGCAGTGGGAGAGCTCACACGATCCATCCCCTCAGACATGGAGCCGGAGAAGGCCATGTTGGTGCTAGCAATGGTCTTGACCAAGAAAATTGTGAACACGGTGCCCTCCCTCCTATTCCGTGTGTTTAACTCCACTCTGAACTAcatgcaccagcagctgcacGACTACATTGTGGATATG CTGCGTGAATGA